A window of the Garra rufa chromosome 10, GarRuf1.0, whole genome shotgun sequence genome harbors these coding sequences:
- the mpz gene encoding myelin protein P0 isoform X2: MLSVLALTSVVLLGIASQTTAIVVYTSWERHALFGSDVRLSCSFFSWQWTSPDVTFSWHYRPDGAKDSISIFHYGGGVAYADNKGLFRDRLEFVGNPNRRDGSIVIKNVDYADNGTFTCDAKNPPDIVGRPSSVRLLVFEKVPVQAGVITGAIIGVVLGLLILIVAIYYLMRFLVARRVFSLSMSKHGKKGKGKEGSQQKQKPKVPLVFISF; the protein is encoded by the exons ATGCTGTCTGTACTGGCACTGACATCCGTGGTGCTCTTGGGCATAG CCTCTCAGACCACGGCTATTGTTGTGTATACAAGCTGGGAGAGACATGCGCTGTTTGGCTCAGATGTCAGACTCTCCTGCTCTTTCTTCTCTTGGCAATGGACTTCTCCAGACGTAACCTTCTCATGGCACTACCGTCCAGATGGGGCTAAAGACAGCATCTCA attttccACTACGGAGGTGGAGTTGCCTATGCAGATAACAAAGGCCTGTTCCGGGACCGTCTGGAATTTGTGGGGAACCCAAATCGCCGTGATGGTTCTATCGTGATCAAGAATGTGGACTACGCAGACAATGGAACTTTCACCTGTGACGCCAAGAACCCACCTGACATTGTCGGCCGCCCCTCCAGCGTTCGACTGCTAGTGTTTGAGAAGG ttCCAGTCCAGGCTGGTGTGATAACAGGGGCCATTATTGGCGTAGTGTTGGGACTGCTGATCCTCATTGTGGCAATATACTATCTGATGCGTTTCCTGGTCGCCAGACGAGTGTTCAGCTTGAGCATGAG TAAACATGGCAAGAAAGGCAAAGGAAAAGAAGGATCACAGCAAAAACAG AAACCGAAAGTTCCCCTGGTGTTCATCTCCTTCTAA
- the mpz gene encoding myelin protein P0 isoform X4, with translation MLSVLALTSVVLLGIASQTTAIVVYTSWERHALFGSDVRLSCSFFSWQWTSPDVTFSWHYRPDGAKDSISIFHYGGGVAYADNKGLFRDRLEFVGNPNRRDGSIVIKNVDYADNGTFTCDAKNPPDIVGRPSSVRLLVFEKVPVQAGVITGAIIGVVLGLLILIVAIYYLMRFLVARRVFSLSMSKHGKKGKGKEGSQQKQHF, from the exons ATGCTGTCTGTACTGGCACTGACATCCGTGGTGCTCTTGGGCATAG CCTCTCAGACCACGGCTATTGTTGTGTATACAAGCTGGGAGAGACATGCGCTGTTTGGCTCAGATGTCAGACTCTCCTGCTCTTTCTTCTCTTGGCAATGGACTTCTCCAGACGTAACCTTCTCATGGCACTACCGTCCAGATGGGGCTAAAGACAGCATCTCA attttccACTACGGAGGTGGAGTTGCCTATGCAGATAACAAAGGCCTGTTCCGGGACCGTCTGGAATTTGTGGGGAACCCAAATCGCCGTGATGGTTCTATCGTGATCAAGAATGTGGACTACGCAGACAATGGAACTTTCACCTGTGACGCCAAGAACCCACCTGACATTGTCGGCCGCCCCTCCAGCGTTCGACTGCTAGTGTTTGAGAAGG ttCCAGTCCAGGCTGGTGTGATAACAGGGGCCATTATTGGCGTAGTGTTGGGACTGCTGATCCTCATTGTGGCAATATACTATCTGATGCGTTTCCTGGTCGCCAGACGAGTGTTCAGCTTGAGCATGAG TAAACATGGCAAGAAAGGCAAAGGAAAAGAAGGATCACAGCAAAAACAG CACTTCTGA
- the mpz gene encoding myelin protein P0 isoform X3 translates to MLSVLALTSVVLLGIASQTTAIVVYTSWERHALFGSDVRLSCSFFSWQWTSPDVTFSWHYRPDGAKDSISIFHYGGGVAYADNKGLFRDRLEFVGNPNRRDGSIVIKNVDYADNGTFTCDAKNPPDIVGRPSSVRLLVFEKVPVQAGVITGAIIGVVLGLLILIVAIYYLMRFLVARRVFSLSMSKHGKKGKGKEGSQQKQAGPQK, encoded by the exons ATGCTGTCTGTACTGGCACTGACATCCGTGGTGCTCTTGGGCATAG CCTCTCAGACCACGGCTATTGTTGTGTATACAAGCTGGGAGAGACATGCGCTGTTTGGCTCAGATGTCAGACTCTCCTGCTCTTTCTTCTCTTGGCAATGGACTTCTCCAGACGTAACCTTCTCATGGCACTACCGTCCAGATGGGGCTAAAGACAGCATCTCA attttccACTACGGAGGTGGAGTTGCCTATGCAGATAACAAAGGCCTGTTCCGGGACCGTCTGGAATTTGTGGGGAACCCAAATCGCCGTGATGGTTCTATCGTGATCAAGAATGTGGACTACGCAGACAATGGAACTTTCACCTGTGACGCCAAGAACCCACCTGACATTGTCGGCCGCCCCTCCAGCGTTCGACTGCTAGTGTTTGAGAAGG ttCCAGTCCAGGCTGGTGTGATAACAGGGGCCATTATTGGCGTAGTGTTGGGACTGCTGATCCTCATTGTGGCAATATACTATCTGATGCGTTTCCTGGTCGCCAGACGAGTGTTCAGCTTGAGCATGAG TAAACATGGCAAGAAAGGCAAAGGAAAAGAAGGATCACAGCAAAAACAG GCCGGCCCCCAAAAGTAG
- the mpz gene encoding myelin protein P0 isoform X1, with protein MLSVLALTSVVLLGIASQTTAIVVYTSWERHALFGSDVRLSCSFFSWQWTSPDVTFSWHYRPDGAKDSISIFHYGGGVAYADNKGLFRDRLEFVGNPNRRDGSIVIKNVDYADNGTFTCDAKNPPDIVGRPSSVRLLVFEKVPVQAGVITGAIIGVVLGLLILIVAIYYLMRFLVARRVFSLSMSKHGKKGKGKEGSQQKQALAVTDPAKLKAAASEKKKQESRREKK; from the exons ATGCTGTCTGTACTGGCACTGACATCCGTGGTGCTCTTGGGCATAG CCTCTCAGACCACGGCTATTGTTGTGTATACAAGCTGGGAGAGACATGCGCTGTTTGGCTCAGATGTCAGACTCTCCTGCTCTTTCTTCTCTTGGCAATGGACTTCTCCAGACGTAACCTTCTCATGGCACTACCGTCCAGATGGGGCTAAAGACAGCATCTCA attttccACTACGGAGGTGGAGTTGCCTATGCAGATAACAAAGGCCTGTTCCGGGACCGTCTGGAATTTGTGGGGAACCCAAATCGCCGTGATGGTTCTATCGTGATCAAGAATGTGGACTACGCAGACAATGGAACTTTCACCTGTGACGCCAAGAACCCACCTGACATTGTCGGCCGCCCCTCCAGCGTTCGACTGCTAGTGTTTGAGAAGG ttCCAGTCCAGGCTGGTGTGATAACAGGGGCCATTATTGGCGTAGTGTTGGGACTGCTGATCCTCATTGTGGCAATATACTATCTGATGCGTTTCCTGGTCGCCAGACGAGTGTTCAGCTTGAGCATGAG TAAACATGGCAAGAAAGGCAAAGGAAAAGAAGGATCACAGCAAAAACAG GCTTTGGCTGTGACGGATCCGGCCAAGCTGAAGGCGGCAGCGTCAGAGAAGAAGAAACAGGAGTCTCGCAGGGAGAAGAAATAG